A single Fibrobacter sp. DNA region contains:
- a CDS encoding HAD-IA family hydrolase produces the protein MTTSAELKELLARKELFIFDLDGTMFNSLGDLAPAVNYALKVFGVQQISKDNVRSCIGNGSRNLIRRSVASGLMFAAGKTAGEPIAGKSSVEHLDVRDKEAVNIILEKAGFDEAKIDEVLKTYSNYYWDHCTEDTVPYEGVIEIIKRINAADSICGAGKKRAAMLTNKPVLPAKKILTKFGLIGGAENRPADLISAYLCGDTSPERKPSPAGIFAIMNQFGITPEKTVMIGDDTPDVMAAKNAGVDCITLLEGFGRPENLLPLEPRYTIRHIKDLLKLV, from the coding sequence ATGACAACTTCTGCAGAACTGAAAGAATTATTGGCCCGCAAGGAACTGTTCATTTTTGATTTGGACGGAACCATGTTCAATTCATTGGGGGACTTGGCTCCCGCCGTGAATTACGCATTGAAAGTGTTTGGCGTTCAGCAGATTTCAAAGGATAACGTCAGAAGTTGCATCGGAAACGGATCCCGCAATCTTATTCGCAGGTCTGTAGCTTCAGGACTCATGTTTGCCGCAGGAAAGACTGCCGGCGAGCCCATTGCAGGTAAAAGCAGCGTCGAACATTTGGACGTTCGCGACAAGGAAGCCGTCAATATTATTCTGGAAAAAGCCGGTTTTGACGAAGCCAAAATTGACGAGGTTCTGAAGACTTATTCCAATTACTATTGGGATCATTGCACCGAAGATACAGTTCCCTACGAAGGGGTCATTGAAATCATCAAACGCATCAATGCAGCGGATTCCATCTGCGGCGCAGGCAAGAAACGCGCCGCCATGCTGACCAACAAGCCGGTTCTTCCCGCCAAGAAAATTCTAACGAAATTCGGGTTAATCGGTGGCGCAGAAAACCGCCCCGCGGACCTTATTTCCGCATACCTTTGCGGAGACACTTCACCGGAGCGCAAGCCCTCCCCTGCCGGCATTTTCGCCATCATGAATCAGTTCGGAATCACTCCCGAAAAAACGGTGATGATCGGCGACGATACTCCGGATGTGATGGCCGCCAAGAATGCAGGCGTCGATTGTATCACTCTACTGGAAGGTTTCGGCCGCCCCGAAAATCTTTTGCCCTTGGAGCCCCGCTATACCATTAGGCACATCAAGGACTTGCTGAAGCTGGTATAA
- a CDS encoding tetratricopeptide repeat protein: MVCFCACVDEDVARGNDALRIGDYDRAIANFNKALDQQPAHRNARYGLALSYYAVAENGEKLNGPTFELWERTAREFEILSRVDSSGKIDANYSTCLFYLAKATMEQHRKANVLPLLDQSIQLDSLNFFSYNLKALILARQGRTEESKNIFIYVVTKEPKFASAYVNLGNIYWEEGDIESAWDIWSMGHEALPKDRALAHWTKVAEDSLKAKILSEEL, from the coding sequence ATGGTTTGTTTTTGTGCTTGTGTGGACGAGGACGTGGCCCGTGGAAACGATGCCCTGAGAATCGGGGACTACGATCGAGCCATCGCCAACTTCAATAAGGCTTTGGACCAGCAGCCTGCCCACCGTAACGCCCGCTATGGCCTTGCTCTTTCGTACTACGCCGTGGCTGAAAACGGGGAAAAGTTGAACGGCCCCACCTTTGAGCTGTGGGAACGCACCGCCCGGGAATTTGAAATTTTGTCCCGCGTGGATAGCAGCGGCAAGATTGACGCCAATTATTCCACTTGTTTGTTCTACCTGGCCAAGGCCACCATGGAACAGCACCGTAAGGCCAACGTGTTGCCCTTGCTAGATCAGTCCATCCAGCTGGACAGCCTGAATTTCTTTAGCTATAACCTGAAGGCCTTGATTTTGGCAAGGCAGGGTCGCACCGAAGAGTCCAAAAACATTTTTATCTACGTAGTTACCAAGGAACCGAAATTTGCCTCGGCTTACGTGAATTTGGGTAACATCTATTGGGAAGAAGGCGATATTGAATCTGCCTGGGATATTTGGTCCATGGGTCACGAGGCTTTGCCCAAGGATAGGGCGCTTGCCCATTGGACGAAGGTGGCGGAGGATTCCCTCAAGGCTAAAATTTTGTCGGAAGAGCTATGA
- a CDS encoding serine/threonine protein kinase yields the protein MSLNTLDNPSGKPSILDSMTDCYLLHSGGESSIYKVSADGRDCVLKWYKPGISFNKDVLETLENSRISNLYKVVEFGERDGSAYLVYDFVDGASSDCLGRIPVPVALQALRYVAFALGRTSKLDVSHGDLHPSNVIFTAAEKNGSLELCPMLIDFGIVGPGALAYAAPERFLGKQPSEKSDLFSLGLLLYRWISGSDLIEANGYDDFASKVTAVGDINVSEKLYLGLNLDPESINALDPLWQGLLATDPENRVEDFDELDELLEIALGKVSGGEVALLKGIQSFLQQEILPKSGINVSPETKCDLPYTICGTSRKKRLGWKAPIAVLVLIFLLVALGLYFGTRGSDIDATGEMLLMQSRSLNAEAADSVTEPVTTDSVQIKEMLQNLPTPASE from the coding sequence ATGAGTCTGAATACTTTGGACAATCCTTCTGGCAAACCGTCTATTCTTGATTCCATGACGGACTGCTACTTGCTGCATTCTGGCGGCGAGTCCAGTATTTATAAGGTTTCTGCTGATGGCAGGGATTGTGTTCTGAAATGGTACAAACCTGGGATATCCTTTAATAAGGATGTTTTGGAAACCTTGGAAAACTCCCGCATTTCAAACTTGTACAAGGTGGTGGAGTTTGGCGAACGTGATGGCTCCGCCTACCTGGTCTACGATTTTGTAGATGGCGCTTCCTCAGATTGCCTGGGGAGAATTCCTGTGCCGGTGGCCTTGCAGGCCTTGCGCTATGTGGCTTTTGCTCTTGGCCGCACAAGTAAGTTGGATGTTTCCCATGGGGATTTGCACCCCTCCAACGTGATTTTTACGGCGGCAGAGAAGAATGGATCCCTGGAACTTTGCCCGATGCTTATTGACTTTGGCATTGTGGGCCCGGGGGCCTTGGCCTACGCGGCCCCGGAACGGTTCCTGGGAAAGCAGCCTTCCGAAAAAAGTGATCTGTTCAGCCTGGGCTTGCTGCTTTACCGCTGGATTTCTGGCTCGGACTTGATCGAGGCCAATGGCTATGATGATTTTGCGTCCAAAGTAACTGCGGTTGGTGATATCAATGTTTCAGAGAAACTGTACTTGGGTTTAAATCTGGACCCGGAATCCATCAACGCGTTGGATCCTTTGTGGCAAGGCTTGCTGGCCACGGATCCTGAAAACCGCGTGGAGGATTTTGACGAACTGGACGAACTTCTGGAAATTGCCCTGGGCAAGGTTTCCGGAGGTGAGGTTGCCTTGCTGAAGGGAATCCAAAGTTTCCTGCAGCAGGAAATTTTGCCAAAATCGGGAATAAATGTATCGCCTGAAACGAAGTGTGATTTGCCCTACACGATTTGTGGGACTTCACGGAAAAAGCGTCTGGGCTGGAAAGCCCCGATTGCGGTTCTGGTACTTATATTTCTGCTTGTAGCCCTGGGCCTTTATTTCGGAACGAGAGGTTCTGACATAGATGCTACAGGAGAAATGTTGTTGATGCAGTCCAGAAGCTTGAATGCGGAGGCGGCAGACTCTGTCACGGAACCTGTTACAACGGATTCTGTACAGATAAAGGAAATGCTGCAGAACTTGCCCACTCCAGCTTCAGAGTAA
- a CDS encoding SPOR domain-containing protein, which translates to MKTKLAVLLSTMMAVCAGAQTAKTMADAQKAYVSGNWKEAAAAYAAVCPKEPQDKQAECWLWNVLALSQTGEAKSFKEAGKRLDSLIQVVNPQQSLYSDLLMTSAQFRLYLGKYDKAAEHLIQAIETAHPHQYVVLQKVCQAVKTKFHSDDLAERCESLKNPPVEQPKAAEATTAPAQPAQPATAPAQEAQPVVTSSSSAAALVAQAEQPKTEPAKVEQKTEPAKAASSSSAAATSAAVAPASSAAPAPAVQPAQPAVAPAQTAASSAPAQPAQQAAPATAAQPAAAAAQEYWVLQLGAFGVKDNATLLVSTLKKRKIQANIVEQLRGERTLYLVQTGHFATKDEAVDYGAKQLAPLKVEFQPLFKK; encoded by the coding sequence GTGAAAACTAAACTCGCAGTTCTTTTGTCTACAATGATGGCTGTTTGCGCAGGCGCTCAAACTGCAAAGACCATGGCTGACGCACAGAAGGCCTACGTTTCCGGCAACTGGAAGGAAGCAGCAGCAGCCTACGCAGCCGTTTGCCCCAAGGAACCTCAGGACAAGCAAGCCGAATGCTGGTTGTGGAACGTTCTCGCCCTTTCCCAGACAGGCGAAGCAAAGTCCTTCAAGGAAGCAGGCAAGCGTTTGGATAGTTTGATCCAGGTGGTCAATCCGCAGCAGTCCCTCTATTCCGACTTGCTCATGACCAGCGCCCAGTTCCGTCTTTACCTCGGCAAGTACGACAAGGCTGCAGAACATTTGATTCAGGCCATTGAAACGGCCCACCCCCACCAGTACGTGGTCCTGCAGAAGGTTTGCCAGGCCGTGAAGACAAAGTTCCATTCCGATGATCTTGCAGAACGTTGCGAAAGTTTGAAGAACCCGCCAGTTGAACAGCCCAAGGCAGCTGAAGCAACTACAGCACCTGCACAGCCGGCACAGCCCGCAACCGCCCCGGCTCAGGAAGCACAGCCCGTAGTTACATCTTCTTCATCTGCAGCCGCACTGGTCGCTCAAGCTGAACAGCCCAAGACTGAACCAGCAAAGGTCGAACAGAAAACTGAACCCGCTAAGGCAGCTTCCTCCAGCAGCGCCGCAGCAACATCAGCAGCCGTAGCCCCGGCATCCTCCGCCGCACCAGCACCCGCAGTGCAACCTGCACAGCCCGCCGTTGCACCCGCACAGACCGCGGCATCTTCCGCACCGGCTCAACCCGCCCAGCAGGCAGCACCGGCAACTGCAGCACAGCCGGCAGCAGCCGCAGCACAAGAATACTGGGTCCTCCAGTTGGGAGCCTTCGGTGTCAAGGATAACGCAACCTTGTTAGTTTCCACTCTCAAAAAGCGTAAAATCCAGGCTAACATCGTGGAACAATTGCGCGGTGAAAGAACCCTCTACTTAGTCCAGACCGGCCATTTCGCTACCAAGGACGAGGCCGTGGACTACGGAGCAAAGCAACTTGCCCCCCTAAAAGTGGAGTTTCAGCCCCTTTTTAAGAAATAA
- the miaB gene encoding tRNA (N6-isopentenyl adenosine(37)-C2)-methylthiotransferase MiaB, which yields MKKYYLATYGCQMNEYDSALIAQQLDMRGCIETGDIAEADFIIVNTCSVREKAEDTAFANISKYRKLKKANPDKKVVVCGCMAKNRGPEILKRLKVVNYVVGPDQYTKIPELLLDGPESPLHKTHHRMFLDEDITENYVGNYAKVKHDFSTFVTIQRGCNKRCSYCIVPYLRGPEKYRDMDDVLTEVKKAADKGISEIMLLGQTVNAYKNGDHNFADLLTKVSEIGGIQRIRFTSPHPRHYTNELIDVLLNNPKVCHYAHIPIQSGSDAMLKKMRRQHNMEQYMSVIEQLRSKDPYYAISTDVICGFVGETDQDFEDTMKAFEACQFDTAYMFIYSPRKGTESYKEQETLTAEEKLARHTRLVELQNEITKKRNEMMLGRTETLLVEGGSSRDNAELMGKTDNFKKVIFKPTRIVKPGDYVKVKIDDIRGWTLRGTLLD from the coding sequence ATGAAAAAATATTACTTGGCCACATACGGCTGCCAGATGAACGAGTATGATTCCGCCCTCATTGCCCAGCAATTGGACATGCGAGGTTGCATAGAGACCGGTGACATTGCCGAAGCCGATTTCATTATCGTCAACACCTGCTCCGTTCGCGAAAAAGCAGAAGATACCGCATTTGCCAACATCAGCAAGTACCGCAAGCTGAAAAAGGCCAACCCCGACAAGAAGGTGGTTGTCTGCGGCTGCATGGCCAAGAACCGCGGCCCGGAAATTCTCAAGCGACTGAAAGTGGTGAACTACGTCGTAGGTCCGGACCAGTACACCAAAATTCCTGAGCTTCTGCTGGACGGTCCTGAAAGCCCGCTGCACAAGACTCACCACCGTATGTTCCTGGATGAAGACATCACGGAAAATTACGTGGGCAATTACGCCAAGGTGAAGCACGACTTCAGCACTTTTGTGACTATCCAGCGCGGCTGCAACAAGCGCTGCAGCTACTGTATCGTTCCTTACCTCCGCGGCCCCGAAAAGTACCGCGACATGGACGACGTTTTGACGGAAGTCAAGAAGGCCGCGGACAAGGGCATTAGCGAAATCATGCTTTTGGGCCAGACGGTAAACGCCTACAAGAACGGCGACCACAATTTTGCAGACCTGCTTACCAAGGTTTCTGAAATCGGAGGCATCCAGCGCATTCGCTTTACAAGCCCCCATCCCCGCCATTACACCAACGAACTGATCGACGTTCTGTTGAACAACCCCAAGGTTTGCCACTACGCCCACATTCCTATCCAGAGTGGTAGCGACGCCATGCTTAAGAAGATGCGCCGCCAGCACAATATGGAACAGTACATGAGCGTCATTGAGCAGCTCCGCAGCAAGGACCCGTACTACGCCATTTCTACCGACGTGATCTGCGGTTTCGTAGGCGAAACAGACCAGGATTTTGAAGACACCATGAAGGCTTTTGAAGCCTGCCAGTTCGATACCGCCTACATGTTCATCTACAGTCCGCGTAAGGGTACCGAGTCCTACAAGGAACAGGAAACCTTGACCGCCGAAGAAAAGTTGGCTCGTCACACTCGCCTGGTTGAACTTCAGAACGAAATCACCAAGAAGCGTAACGAGATGATGCTTGGCCGTACCGAAACCCTGCTGGTGGAAGGCGGATCCTCCCGCGACAATGCGGAACTGATGGGCAAGACCGACAACTTCAAGAAGGTCATCTTCAAGCCCACCCGTATCGTAAAGCCGGGGGACTACGTGAAGGTTAAAATTGACGACATCCGCGGATGGACTCTTCGCGGAACACTTTTAGATTAA
- a CDS encoding diguanylate cyclase encodes MRDSAILRFSRSIIFKSILILTVAMTLVVTGGIWLYTQKQSALMLEWSYNNNAAQLSQIAATASNEMKQFGDRLSLLAKTSEIQSMDPTTAASYLKSYNISTLFISGENISIYDRQGNFVCDNSMTGMQTGSNYPVDFSRITPHRPYVTPWYKTSKESAPERIFGINISNRAVGDGSLVATFSLRRLWKSFADYKIGKNGFLVAINTQGEILYHPDLKTWLTDTHKISELGLADVDPRNFSVQKPTFQKLSDGKSYLVNYVYDNNYDFGIFAFQPKSEIDGLVASVRQSSLLILAVAIFFIFGLAAWMFFMLGLPLNKLTNHIRKISDGNMDVEQIHVGHRKDEIGTLSQAFNLMHSTILRQLKELEAHRNMLEQEVRDRTKELELANKKLDLISRTDELTGLPNRRDMNETIANEIGRSQRTHKPFCFIFIDIDHFKAINDTYGHACGDVVLKSVAQTVRGLLRKYDVFARYGGEEFLTLLPETDLDGATIVAERFRKKIERMTVHYGDYTINVTVTLGVAKFDERLGADRSIQQADKALYQGKEGGRNQVVVWKPEWTTETDYEMAAIDMAEAKKMSDTQAMNAIAEQAEQIINVEFRDEDNK; translated from the coding sequence ATGCGAGATTCCGCTATCCTAAGATTTTCCCGAAGCATCATTTTCAAGTCCATCTTGATTTTGACCGTGGCAATGACCTTGGTGGTCACTGGCGGCATCTGGCTCTATACCCAGAAACAATCTGCTCTCATGTTGGAATGGAGCTACAACAACAACGCTGCCCAGCTGAGTCAGATCGCGGCAACCGCCAGCAATGAAATGAAGCAGTTCGGCGACCGTCTTTCCCTTTTGGCAAAGACCTCTGAAATCCAGAGCATGGACCCGACTACCGCCGCCAGTTACCTGAAGAGTTACAACATTTCCACCCTGTTCATCTCCGGTGAAAACATTTCCATTTACGACCGCCAGGGAAATTTTGTCTGCGACAATTCCATGACCGGCATGCAGACGGGAAGCAACTACCCCGTCGACTTTTCCCGAATCACGCCCCACCGCCCCTACGTCACCCCTTGGTACAAGACCAGCAAGGAATCCGCTCCCGAACGCATTTTCGGAATCAACATTTCCAACCGAGCAGTGGGTGACGGAAGCCTTGTAGCAACCTTCTCCCTCCGCAGACTTTGGAAGAGCTTCGCCGATTACAAGATTGGCAAGAATGGTTTTCTGGTGGCAATCAATACCCAGGGCGAAATTCTTTACCACCCTGACTTAAAGACTTGGTTGACCGACACCCACAAGATTTCTGAACTCGGACTTGCCGATGTGGACCCGAGAAATTTCAGCGTTCAGAAGCCCACTTTCCAAAAGCTTTCCGATGGCAAATCCTACCTGGTAAACTACGTCTACGACAACAACTACGATTTCGGCATCTTCGCATTCCAGCCCAAGAGCGAAATTGATGGTCTTGTAGCATCCGTCCGCCAAAGCAGCCTGCTCATCCTTGCTGTAGCAATCTTCTTCATCTTTGGCCTCGCCGCCTGGATGTTCTTTATGCTTGGTCTCCCGCTGAACAAACTGACCAACCACATCCGCAAGATTTCCGATGGAAACATGGATGTTGAACAAATTCACGTTGGCCACCGCAAGGATGAAATCGGCACGCTGTCCCAGGCATTCAACCTGATGCACAGCACCATCCTGCGACAGTTGAAAGAACTTGAAGCCCACCGCAACATGTTGGAACAGGAAGTCCGCGACCGTACCAAGGAATTGGAACTGGCCAACAAGAAGCTGGACTTGATTTCCAGAACCGACGAACTGACCGGCCTCCCCAACCGTCGCGATATGAACGAAACTATCGCCAACGAAATTGGTAGAAGCCAGCGTACCCACAAGCCGTTCTGCTTCATCTTTATCGATATTGACCACTTTAAGGCCATCAACGACACCTACGGCCATGCCTGTGGTGACGTTGTGCTGAAGTCTGTAGCACAAACCGTCCGCGGTCTCCTCCGTAAGTACGACGTTTTCGCCCGCTACGGTGGTGAAGAATTCCTGACCTTGCTTCCGGAAACAGACCTGGATGGTGCCACAATCGTGGCAGAGCGCTTCCGCAAGAAGATTGAACGGATGACGGTCCATTACGGCGACTACACCATTAACGTTACCGTTACCTTGGGTGTAGCCAAGTTCGACGAACGCCTCGGTGCCGATCGAAGCATTCAACAGGCCGACAAGGCCCTGTACCAGGGTAAGGAAGGCGGCCGTAACCAGGTTGTGGTATGGAAGCCTGAATGGACTACCGAAACCGATTACGAAATGGCAGCCATTGACATGGCAGAAGCCAAGAAGATGTCCGACACTCAGGCCATGAACGCCATTGCTGAACAGGCCGAACAGATCATCAACGTCGAATTCAGGGACGAAGACAATAAGTAA
- a CDS encoding DUF3332 domain-containing protein, giving the protein MKKAIITLACASMIVLTGCYGSNACFNKLHKWNGTLGNKWLNSIVHFALASFQVYSFTMFIDFVILNTVEFWTGSNPLAAGDSYYEKDAQGNEIAAVKNADGSMSVEITTAKGEKANLTFQRDENVVRALDMEGNVVAQREIEK; this is encoded by the coding sequence ATGAAAAAAGCTATCATCACTCTCGCTTGCGCAAGCATGATCGTTCTCACCGGTTGCTACGGCTCTAACGCTTGCTTCAACAAGCTCCACAAGTGGAACGGCACCCTTGGTAACAAGTGGCTCAACTCCATCGTTCACTTTGCTTTGGCATCTTTCCAGGTCTATTCCTTCACCATGTTCATTGACTTCGTCATCCTGAACACTGTTGAATTCTGGACTGGTTCCAACCCGCTCGCTGCTGGCGACTCCTACTATGAAAAGGACGCTCAGGGCAACGAAATCGCAGCTGTTAAGAACGCTGACGGTTCTATGTCCGTTGAAATCACCACTGCTAAGGGCGAAAAGGCTAACCTGACCTTCCAGCGCGATGAAAACGTTGTCCGCGCTCTCGACATGGAAGGCAACGTTGTTGCTCAGCGCGAAATTGAAAAGTAA
- a CDS encoding class I SAM-dependent methyltransferase, which produces MSKFTDYIGSQFGNPRGFVGKVCCVIMNFINKAMYKNTVALMNVQPGEKVLDIGYGNGYLLQRLYKKTKADLYGIDISQDMMDQATRRNATAASNGHLHLQVGDCCALPFDDKTFAAVSSINTIYFWSDTVKGLSEIRRVLKPGAAFYNVVYTREWLDKLSYTRKGFKKFEPEQLMELGRQAGFENIQVLDIVKGKSFVVVYTKA; this is translated from the coding sequence ATGTCAAAATTCACAGATTATATAGGCTCGCAGTTTGGGAATCCTCGCGGTTTCGTGGGGAAGGTCTGCTGCGTCATCATGAACTTCATCAACAAGGCCATGTACAAGAATACGGTGGCCTTGATGAACGTTCAGCCCGGCGAAAAAGTGCTGGACATTGGCTACGGCAACGGCTACCTTTTGCAGCGTCTGTACAAGAAAACGAAAGCGGACTTGTACGGCATCGACATCTCCCAGGACATGATGGACCAAGCCACACGCCGCAACGCCACTGCCGCTAGCAATGGTCACCTTCATTTGCAAGTGGGGGACTGCTGTGCGCTCCCCTTCGACGACAAAACCTTCGCTGCCGTCTCCTCCATCAACACTATCTATTTCTGGTCTGACACCGTGAAGGGTCTCTCTGAAATCCGTCGAGTGCTGAAACCGGGCGCCGCCTTTTACAATGTGGTCTACACCAGGGAATGGCTGGACAAACTTTCCTACACCAGGAAGGGTTTCAAGAAGTTCGAACCGGAACAGCTGATGGAACTTGGCAGACAGGCTGGCTTTGAAAATATCCAGGTTCTGGATATTGTAAAAGGCAAAAGCTTCGTGGTGGTTTACACCAAGGCATAA
- a CDS encoding extracellular solute-binding protein, giving the protein MLGKLKVSIFATVLAATAALAAPKPLTVWIMPNGASPQEKLEQRLNLFTKKTGIPTQVQVLDWGEAWNRISLALSGQQEAPDVLQLGTTWIPYFASRKEIKPLNGWLKDIDPSRYVPVSWNTTHMDADTTIYSVPWFIDIRPVLGNKRILKKYGITKESVSTYRGFVDAVKKIEHANETLEDGTKIHGYAFPGKSDWNIPHNFAPWVWSNGGSFVKKDEEGKWQANILSEETLLGIASYLHFVVDTLVQAEVLQTNTAQVAQQFNNGELAFIVSTTEIMMQTRFDGSMGGLSNARIGADSVVAIPFPSGAAGSSSFIGGSNLAIPAGNKRAEAKDLLLFLVNDENQDAYTKQIGLLPTSKKVLANWAKDEDYAELIKALETGKTYVTIPEWGTIEQQLVAMFSSVWEMMEIPSLYSEEKLYSIFKQYTIEINKTVNHPTANVMTEAEFKAMWENLFNKKIHNHGEKPSKDTTSKDNRDEIVNSNLSKAPFVFIAMVILGFLFNFRRKRKQ; this is encoded by the coding sequence ATGTTGGGTAAATTGAAAGTTTCCATTTTTGCAACAGTACTGGCAGCAACGGCAGCTTTGGCTGCACCGAAGCCCCTGACAGTCTGGATTATGCCCAATGGTGCCTCTCCTCAAGAAAAACTTGAACAGCGCCTAAACCTCTTCACCAAGAAAACCGGCATTCCTACGCAGGTGCAGGTTTTGGACTGGGGCGAAGCCTGGAACCGCATTTCTCTCGCACTTAGTGGTCAGCAGGAAGCCCCGGATGTATTGCAGTTAGGAACCACCTGGATCCCCTACTTCGCTTCCCGCAAGGAAATCAAGCCTCTTAACGGATGGCTCAAGGATATCGACCCTAGCAGATACGTCCCTGTCAGCTGGAACACCACCCACATGGATGCCGACACCACCATTTATTCCGTACCTTGGTTCATCGACATTCGCCCGGTTCTCGGCAACAAGAGAATCCTCAAGAAATACGGCATCACCAAGGAATCCGTCTCTACCTATAGAGGTTTCGTCGACGCAGTCAAGAAGATTGAACATGCCAACGAAACCCTGGAAGACGGCACCAAGATCCACGGCTACGCATTCCCGGGCAAAAGCGACTGGAACATTCCCCACAACTTTGCACCTTGGGTATGGAGCAACGGTGGTTCTTTCGTCAAGAAGGACGAAGAAGGCAAATGGCAGGCAAATATCCTTTCCGAAGAGACCCTTCTTGGTATCGCCAGCTACCTACACTTCGTGGTCGACACATTGGTCCAGGCAGAAGTCCTTCAGACCAACACCGCACAGGTGGCTCAGCAGTTTAATAACGGCGAATTGGCATTCATCGTCAGCACCACGGAAATCATGATGCAGACCCGTTTCGACGGTTCCATGGGCGGTCTCTCCAACGCACGCATCGGCGCCGACAGTGTTGTCGCCATTCCGTTCCCTAGCGGTGCAGCAGGCAGTTCCAGCTTCATTGGCGGAAGCAACCTGGCAATTCCCGCAGGCAACAAGCGAGCCGAAGCCAAGGATCTTTTGCTTTTCCTCGTAAATGACGAAAACCAGGACGCCTATACAAAGCAAATCGGTCTCCTCCCCACCTCCAAGAAGGTGCTTGCCAACTGGGCTAAGGACGAAGACTACGCCGAATTGATCAAGGCTCTAGAAACCGGCAAAACATACGTTACCATTCCTGAATGGGGCACCATCGAGCAACAGTTGGTGGCTATGTTCAGTTCCGTCTGGGAAATGATGGAAATTCCCTCCCTGTACTCCGAAGAAAAGCTTTACAGCATCTTCAAGCAGTACACCATCGAAATTAACAAGACAGTAAACCATCCCACCGCAAATGTCATGACCGAAGCAGAGTTCAAGGCAATGTGGGAGAACCTGTTCAATAAGAAGATTCACAACCATGGCGAAAAGCCCAGCAAGGATACAACGTCCAAGGACAACCGCGACGAAATCGTCAACAGCAATTTGTCCAAGGCTCCTTTCGTATTCATTGCAATGGTTATTCTCGGATTCCTGTTCAACTTCCGCAGGAAGAGAAAGCAATAG
- a CDS encoding TonB family protein, whose amino-acid sequence MKVFRQRTPGLRHLYNKFLKKKPGFEGRLVLQLTIAPDGSITNAVVKSSTTGYDDFDAEIKMAVSRWKFEKSDGITSVTIPFEFSESSDK is encoded by the coding sequence GTGAAAGTGTTTCGTCAGCGAACACCTGGCTTGCGTCATCTTTACAATAAGTTCTTAAAAAAGAAGCCTGGATTTGAAGGTCGCTTGGTGTTGCAGCTGACCATTGCTCCTGACGGCTCAATAACCAATGCTGTCGTAAAATCATCAACCACTGGTTATGACGATTTTGACGCAGAAATAAAGATGGCTGTAAGTCGTTGGAAATTTGAAAAATCCGACGGAATCACCTCTGTGACCATTCCGTTTGAATTTTCGGAATCGTCGGATAAATAG
- a CDS encoding CatB-related O-acetyltransferase has protein sequence MSPNPNTVHPITGYDKEIYVKPTIKNPNIVVGDFTYIADSEFESHVTHFYPWSRDKLIIGKFCQIAAGVEFVMNDANHQMNSVSTFPFYTLEGWDMKPPKAEDMPFKGNTVIGNDVWIGQNVTILPGTQIGDGAIIGASSVVCGKVEPYTIIAGNPAIPIRKRFDDELISMMQKWKWWDKSIEEINCLIPILTNSNLEIVKEKIKEFLK, from the coding sequence ATGAGTCCGAATCCAAACACAGTTCATCCTATCACTGGGTACGATAAAGAAATCTACGTCAAACCCACCATCAAAAATCCAAACATCGTCGTTGGGGATTTCACTTATATAGCTGATTCGGAATTCGAAAGTCATGTCACCCATTTCTACCCTTGGAGCAGGGATAAGCTGATTATCGGCAAATTTTGCCAAATTGCCGCAGGCGTTGAATTTGTCATGAACGACGCCAACCATCAGATGAATTCCGTTTCCACATTTCCTTTCTATACTCTTGAAGGTTGGGACATGAAGCCACCAAAGGCCGAAGACATGCCTTTCAAAGGCAACACTGTCATTGGGAATGACGTATGGATCGGTCAAAACGTCACCATACTCCCGGGTACACAAATCGGAGACGGAGCCATCATCGGAGCAAGCAGCGTTGTGTGCGGGAAAGTCGAGCCCTATACAATCATTGCAGGAAACCCTGCAATACCTATCCGCAAGCGATTTGACGACGAACTGATTAGTATGATGCAAAAATGGAAATGGTGGGACAAATCCATTGAAGAAATCAATTGTTTGATTCCCATTCTCACCAACAGCAATCTCGAAATCGTCAAAGAAAAAATCAAAGAGTTTTTGAAATGA